One region of Salvia miltiorrhiza cultivar Shanhuang (shh) chromosome 3, IMPLAD_Smil_shh, whole genome shotgun sequence genomic DNA includes:
- the LOC131014076 gene encoding E3 ubiquitin-protein ligase makorin-like: protein MSKRVLCKFFAHGACLKGEHCEYSHDWKAPPNNICTFYQKGVCAYGTRCRYDHIKVSRLQSPALSSSANLSSTKELSTGAATLGSSAAAGVSVEHSASNLPVHPPSTPAWGENSGNCDTIQGDDDLADFRDVDPADQPICSFAAAGECPHGMSCPRVHGDLCPTCRKHCLHPFRPQEREEHMNTCEKRQKHLEALAHSQEIECSVCLEKILSKPTAAERKFGILSECDHPFCISCIRNWRSTSRASGMDANSALRSCPICRKLSYFVIPSVIWYSSKDDKQEIVDSYKSKLRSIDCKHFDFGNGTCPFGTSCFYKHAYRDGRLEEVVLRHLGAEDGNTVIAKNVRLSDFLSNLRIR from the exons ATGTCTAAACG GGTTCTCTGCAAATTCTTTGCTCATGGTGCATGTCTAAAAGGAGAACACTGTGAGTATTCACATGACTGGAAGGCCCCACCAAATAAT ATATGTACGTTCTACCAGAAAGGAGTTTGCGCTTATGGCACTCGATGTAGATATGATCATATCAAAGTTTCTCGGTTACAGTCACCAGCTTTATCTTCATCAGCAAATCTTTCTTCCACCAAGGAGCTTTCTACTGGAGCTGCAACATTAGGCTCCAGTGCTGCTGCTGGTGTTAGTGTTGAACATTCAGCTTCTAACTTGCCAGTTCATCCTCCTAGTACACCGGCATGGGGAGAAAATTCAGGGAATTGTGATACTATACAAGGTGATGATGATTTGGCAGACTTTAGGGATGTAGATCCTGCTGACCAACCAATATGCTCTTTTGCTGCTGCTGGGGAATGTCCACATGGCATGAGTTGCCCTCGAGTTCATGGGGATCTTTGTCCTACCTGCAGGAAGCATTGCTTGCATCCCTTTAGGCCTCAAGAAAGAGAAGAACACATGAACACATGTGAAAAGAGGCAAAAGCACTTAGAAGCATTGGCACATAGTCAAGAAATAGAATGCAGTGTTTGTCTTGAGAAGATCCTCTCAAAACCTACAGCAGCCGAACGTAAATTTGGAATATTGTCAGAGTGTGATCACCCATTTTGTATATCATGCATCAGGAATTGGCGTAGTACTTCACGAGCATCTGGCATGGATGCTAATTCTGCATTAAGATCCTGCCCTATATGTCGGAAGCTTTCATACTTTGTGATTCCTAGTGTCATTTGGTATTCCTCAAAAGATGATAAGCAGGAAATTGTTGACAGTTACAAGTCCAAGCTGAG ATCTATTGATTGCAAGCACTTTGACTTTGGGAACGGGACCTGCCCGTTTGGCACCAGTTGTTTTTACAAG CATGCCTATCGTGATGGTCGTCTTGAGGAAGTGGTCCTTCGCCATCTCGGAGCTGAAGATGGAAATACAGTTATTGCCAAAAATGTTAG GCTGTCCGATTTTCTTAGTAATTTGCGGATAAGATGA
- the LOC131014086 gene encoding heat shock factor-binding protein-like — protein MDGQDDAKQSTADMIAFVQNLLQQMQLRFQTMSESIISKIDEIGNRIDELEHNINDLRAEIGQEGTPSPSDPMKTGEEPKSGGDS, from the coding sequence ATGGATGGTCAAGATGATGCTAAACAAAGTACCGCTGACATGATTGCGTTCGTGCAAAATCTTCTTCAGCAAATGCAATTGAGGTTTCAGACAATGTCAGAATCTATCATCTCTAAAATTGATGAGATAGGTAACCGGATTGATGAGTTGGAGCACAACATCAACGATCTTAGAGCTGAGATTGGTCAAGAAGGCACTCCATCGCCTTCAGATCCAATGAAGACTGGAGAAGAACCCAAATCTGGTGGAGATAGTTAA